In Lentibacillus sp. JNUCC-1, the genomic window TTAAATGCACTAATGGATCCCCAATTTCATCGATAACCGTACGATCCAGTTCCGTATCTGCCCCAGTAATCTCTATACCCACTTGTTTATCAAGGTCCCGGGCTAACTGGCGAATCATGCGTGGGAAACGGTTAAATACTTGATCTATTGGAACCATACGCATGTTCAGGATGATGTTTTGTAAATCTCCTGAAATACGCGTCATACGTTCTACGGTATCTTCGAGATCTGGATTCTTTAACTCCCCTGAGATTTGCTCCAGCCGCCCACGGTCTATCACCAATTCCTCGAATAAGTTCATTAAGGCGTCAAGTCTGTCAATATTGACACGGATTGTTTTTGTGACTGTTTTTTTTGTGTTAATTGTTGCATCTTGATCATCGTTATTGGAGTCTTCAGCCTCAGTTGCTTCTTGCTTTACGGCTTGTTGATCTTGTTCGTGTTTATAGGAAGCAACTGAAAAAGTGTTGATTGACACATGTTCAACTTCAGAGACTTTTTGAATAAGTTCTTTTATCTCATCTTTCGAATGTTCGGATACGAGCAATACTAAAAAGGACGTGTCAAAGTTTTCCTCTTCCAATTCATGAACGGTCGGGACTGATTTGATAACTTCACCCATTTTTTCCAAAACTTCGAACACCATGAATACACGAGCAGCCTTCAGCAAACAATCCTCCCGAAGTTGGACTGTGACTTCATAGTTGGCATAGCCTCTGGTCTCTGATTCGTTTAAAATAGACAACTCAAATTCATCAAGGACCTCGGTGAATGTGTGGGAATCTTCTTGAGAAGGTTCTTCTATGTGATCTCGTTGGGTACTGTTTCCTTGTTCAATATCATCCAGCAGATTAACAATTTGTGAAACGTCTTGTGCGCCGGTTCCGCCATTTTCTATATCATTTACAATGACTTCCAAGGCTTCTCCTGCCTCAAATAAGACATCCATAATCTCTGTATTGACTGTGATTTTTTCATAGCGAATGGCATCTAAAACATTTTCCATTTTATGGGTTAAATTTGCCAAGTCTGTATAACCCATTGTGGCAGACATACCTTTAAGTGTGTGTGCCGCACGGAAAATTTCTTCTATCACCGGTTTTTCTCCGGGCTGTTTTTCAAGAACGAGTAACTGATTATACAGCACGTCTAAATGTTCCCTGCTCTCATCAATAAATACGCCAAGATATTGTGTTGTGTCCATTTTACTTCCCCCTTGGGTGTTCTACAAGCGTGATAAGCTTTTCGGCCATGTCACTGAGGGCAACCACCTCATCAACATGTTTGGTCATAATTGCAGCTTTCGGCATGCCGTAAACAACAGATGATGCCTGGGATTGTGCAAGGACTATGGCATGCTTGTCCTCTTGTTTAATCGCCATTATACCATCTGCCCCGTCTTTACCCATCCCAGTTAAGATAGCGGTCAATTTGTTGAGGTGGTTCATTTTTGATAATGATTTAAATAATACGTCAACAGATGGCCGGTGCCTGCTTTGAGCAGGGTGTTCTGATAACTCAATGGCATAGGTCAGTCCCGTTTCCCTGATGCGCATATGAAGATTTCCAGGGGCAATATAGGCGGTACCAGATTGAATAATTTCACCATGTGCTGCTTCAGTGACATGAATGTGTGACATGGCATCGAGACGTTCAGCGAGTGATTTTGTAAACCGCTCCGGCATATGCTGAACAATTAAAATTGCTGGTTTAAAATCCTCTGGAAGTTCTGTCAAAATATGCTCTAAAGCTTTTGGCCCTCCTGTTGAAGTGCCAATGGCGATAACCGTTTGAGCATGAATCTGGTTCAAATGGTCTGCCGTTCCTGTTTCGTGTGTCTGTGTGAAGTTACCGTCTGGATCTGGTAAAGGCTTTGCTTCTGAAGCTCCAATCACTCGATCTACAATTTCTTGCTTAATCTCTGCCAGATTAAGAGAAATGGCTCCTGACGGTTTCTTAATGAAATCGACAGCACCTTTTGTCATGGCCTGAACGGTTTTCTGAGCATGATCATCACTTGAGAGCATAACAACCGGTAATGGATGTTCAGACATAATATGTTGGAGTGTTTGAATCCCGTCCATTACAGGCATTTCCACATCAAGTGTGATAACATCTGGAGTAAAGGCTTTAATTTTACGCAATGCATCTTTTCCATTTCTCGCTGTACCAATGACTTCGATGCGTGCATCCTCTGTCAGTATGTCAGTTATCAACTTTCGCATGAAGGCAGAATCATCCACAACAAGTACACGGATTGGCTTCATAACAATGATCGCTCCTTCATAAGTTGTTTCAGTCTATCCACAAAAGATTTGGACTGGTGCGTGTCTGGAGGACCTGTCATACGTTTGGCCATTAATGTGATCGCTTTAGCTGCAGGAGATTTTTCGTTCATTAATAATAACGGTATTTGTTTCATAACTGCGCGTGCCACAGCTTTATCTTCCGGCACTGTTCCAAGTGCCATAAGATTAATATGTAAAAATTGTTGTACCACCGATTGGAATTCATTTAATGATTTCTCACCTTGTTTATCATTCCATGTACGGTTCATAATCCCATACAGCTGCTTATTAAACCCATGCACAACCATATGTTTAATCATACTGTAAGCATCCGTAATTGCTGTTGGTTCTGGTGTTGTGACAATAATGCTCGCGTCCGCAGCGAGAATAAATAATAAGCTTTCAGATGATGCACCCGCCCCCATATCCATAATAATATAATCAAAACTTTCAAGAAGTGTTGTATACTCTCTGAAGAACAACATGCGTTCCTCATCATTCATCGTAAACAACTCGTTTAAGCCTGATCCGCCTGCTATATAGGCGAGACCCTCAGGCCCTTCAGAAATAATTTCTTGGATTGATAGATGTTTCTCAAACAAGTCGACAATACTATAAGGTGCATCCAGACCGGATAAGACATCAATATTACCCATTCCGATATCCATATCAAATAACAGGACTTTTTGATGTTGTTTGATCAGAGCAAGTGCCAGGTTAAGAGAAATGTTCGACTTCCCTACGCCGCCTTTTCCGCTTGCAACAGCTATTGTCCTGCACTGCTTGTTTAGGGTGCTGCCTTGAATCATTTGCCGAAGCCGTTCAGCCTGATCATGCATCTTTACAGCCCTCCATAATCAGTTGTGTGATATAAGCGGCGTTAGGTTCAAGGATATCTTCAGGTACATCTTGTCCATTTGTAATATAAGCAATATCCAACCGATGGGGCAAGGCAATATTTAGTAAACTGCCGAATTGTCTTGTTTCATCTGCTTTTGTATAGACCAGGCCTTTAATGGGCAAATGGCTGAATTGCTCATAGACCGACAGCATATCTTTTGGTTTAGAAGTCATGGACAGCACCAAATATGTATCTATTAAATCATTGAAATCGATTGTGTTTTTTAACTCCTGAACATATCGCTTGGATTGGAAATTCCGCCCGGCTGTATCCACAAATATTAAATCATAATCATGAAACGACTTGATGGCATTTCTATATTCATGCATATCATAGACAACCTTCACGGGTACATTTAAAATACGGGCATATGTCTTTAACTGGTCAACCGCAGCAATTCTGTAGGTATCCGCAGTGATGAAGGCGACTTTTTTTCCGTGACTCATCATGGCTTTAGCTGCAACCTTTGCCAAGGTCGTTGTTTTACCAACTCCTGTTGGCCCTACAAATTGAATCACTTGTTTGTTAAATGTGATACCTTCAAAGGAAAGCTGTTTCAGCTGTGTTTCTAATTCTTGCTTTGTAAGAGCCACAACACGATCGGTATCAGCCTCTGCCTCATCTGAATGTTTATGAATGACATTTTCCATGATTGACCGACTTAAATCAGTACTTATATCCTGTTCCAATAAGTATCGGTACATCAACTCATATTCTGCAGGAAATGCTTCCCCAGATTCATGTGAGAGCGAAATCAGCTTTTTTAAATTCTTAATTTCTGTTAAAACATCTTCATTTGAATGCGAGACAGGCATATGTAGATGCTCTTTAGGTTTCAGGTCAGGCTGTTTCTGCTGAATGTTTACCGGAGATGGATCAAGGGCGGCCACAACTTCGATATAATTCTTTTGAAAAATTCCCAGAAAACCTCCTTTTTTAGTTTCTCTGGACTGAAGAATAACAGCATCTGCGCCTAATTCTTTTCTAACTTGTTTCATCGCTTCAGGCATGGTTGGTGCGGTATATTTTTTTATTTTCATGCGACATTCACCACCCCGATACTTTCAATTTGTACATTTGGCTCAAGTTCGTTATAGGATAATACAACAACATGCGGCAGAAAACGGTCAAGTAATTGTTTTAAGTACATTCTAATCGCAGGTGAACAAATAACAATTGGCGTATCTTCTTCTAGAGCAAGCTTCTCTACCTGTTCATGGACGGTTTTGATAATGGATTCTTGTGTTTCAGGATCCATGGCCAAATAGTTTCCATGTTCTGTTTGCTGAATACTTTCAGCGATGGTTTTTTCAATTTTTCCTGAAATCGTAATCACTTTAAGTGTTCTCCCACCGTCAGCATATTGCTTGGTTAACTGAGGAGAAAGCGATTGTCTTACATATTCAGCCAGAAGATCCGTATCATTCGTCATTTTTCCGAAGTCAGCAAGTGTCTCGAATATCACTGGCAAGTTACGTATCGAGACATTCTCTTTCAGTAATTTAGCAAGGACTTTTTGAATATCGCCAACACTTAATGGTTCTGGTGAAACTTCATCAACCAGAATCGGGTAACTTTCCTTCAAATGATCAATTAACTGCTTTGTTTCCTGTCTGCCGAGTAATATATGCGCATGTGTTTTAATAACTTCCGTCATATGCGTTGATACTACCGATGGCGGATCGACAACTGTATATCCCGATAGTTCCGCTTCATCTTTCAGTTCTTCGCTGATCCATTTAGCAGGCAATCCGAAAGCAGGTTCAGTTGTAGCAATTCCGTCTATTTCATCGTCTTCCATATCCGGAGACATGGCTAAATAATGGTCTAGTAGTAATTCACCGCGTGCTGCTTCATTACCGCGAATTTTAATTCTGTAGTCATTTGGATTCAACTGAATATTGTCGCGGATTCTTACAACCGGCACAACAATACCAAGTTCAACAGCGAGCTGTCTTCTGATCATGACAATCCTGTCAAGTAAATCCCCTCCTTTTTCTGTGTCAACAAGGGGGATCAACGCATAGCCGAATTCAAATTCGATTTGATCCATTGTTAATAAGTTCACCACACTTTCTGGTGATTGCATGGTGCTTGCTTCTGCTTGCTCTTCTTCCATCTCTTCCGGCATCGCATCCTCCTGTGATTTCCTTAGGAGAAAATACCCTCCCAACGCCAGGAAACCTGCAAGAATCGTTGTCAGCATGAAGTTGATTGGCGTAAGACCGAGAAAGAAAATGGCCCCCGCTGCAATAAATAACAATTTCGGAAATTGCAGAAGCTGTCCCGTTACATCACTCCCTAGATTACCGGTAGTAGTGACGCGTGTTACAACGATACCTGTTGCAGTGGCAATTAAAAGTGCAGGAATCTGGCTAACGAGCCCGTCCCCTACTGTCAGCCGCATATAAACATTAATGGCTTCCTGGAAAGATAGTCCTCTCTGAACCATACCAATGATGAGACCAAATATAATATTAATCAGGACTATGATAATGCCTGCTATGGCATCTCCTTTAACAAACTTACTCGCACCATCCATTGCTCCATGAAAGTCAGCTTCAGATTCAACTTTTTCCCGCCTGTCTTTTGCCTGTTGCTCAGAAATTAAACCGGCATTCATGTCGGCGTCAATACTCATCTGTTTACCAGGCATCGCATCAAGCGTAAATCTGGCTGCAACCTCAGAGACACGCTCAGCTCCTTTGGTAATCACGAGGAATTGAATAATAACCAAAATAACAAAAACGACAAATCCCACAAGGGGGTTATTGCCGATAACAAATGATCCAAACGTATCAACAACTCCACCTGCTTGTCCTTCAGACAGAATCGACCGGGTTGTAGATACGTTGAGACCTAAGCGAAATAACGTTAATAATAATAGCAATGAAGGAAAAATAGAAAATTGCAAGGCCTCTTGTGTATTCATCGAGACTAAAATAACAATAAGCGCTAACGTGATATTACACAGGATTAAAATACTAAGAATCCAACCCGGTAATGGAATGACCAGCATAACAATAATTAAGATAACGCCTAATAATACAGATAAATCCCGCGCCTTCATGAGCTTCCTCCTTTCTTTTATAATTTTTTCTCCAGATTATAAACATAGGCAAGTACTTCAGCTACCGCTTTGTAAAATGCTTCAGGTATGATTTCTCCTATGTCTGCTGCTTGATAAAGCGAGCGTGCCAGAGGCTTGTTTTCGACTGTAATTACATCATGAGCTTTGGCAACTTCTCTGATTTTTAAAGCCAGATGATCCGTTCCCTTAGCAAGAATGTAAGGTGCACTAGCCTCTGTTTCATCATACTTAATTGCAAGCGCGTAGTGGGTTGGGTTTGTAATGACGACATCGGCTTTTGGAACTTCACTCATCATTCGTCTGGTTGCCATCTCTCTTTGCTTTTCTTTAATTCTTGATTTAATTAAAGGATCTCCTTCAATGTTCTTATGCTCATCTTTTACATCTTGTTTTGACATTTTCATGTTTTTTTCAAAGTCATAACGCTGGTATGCATAGTCAAATACGGACAAAAATAATAGTGCAAGAGTTGCCGAGATTCCCATAATCATCGTCGATCGTCCAAAGAAAGCCAGCGCATCGTCAACGCTCTTAAATGCCAGCATCATCATGTCATCTTTGTAAAGCCATATTACAAAAAATGTAATGCCACCAATAAACACGATTTTGAACAATGATTTTAAAAGTTCCACAAGCGCTCGAACAGAAAATATGCGTTTAGCCCCTTGGATGGGGTCGATTTTTTTCAGATCTGGCTTTAAAGGCTCGCCTGTAAACATGAATCCGAATTGAGCCAAGTTTGCTGCAACGCCCGCGATAATGGCAACAATCATGACTGGGGCCAAGATTTTAGCCATTTGAATGACAGATTCAACAAACACTTGCATAACCGTTTCAGTGGTTACATTCCAATTGATGTATTCTGTGAAAGCTTGATGATAAAGAGCCAGCATGCCGTTTTTCATGAACCCGCCAAACGCAATTAAAATAATAAAACAAAATAGCAATAACACGGCGGTATTGATATCCTGACTTTTGGCCACTTTACCTTTCTTTCGTTCATCTTCCCTTTTCTTCGGAGTTGCTTTCTCAGTTTTTTCGCCTGCAAAATATTGTAAATCCAATTTGAGTTGCTGCATCGCTAACGCCCTCCGAAAAGCTGCATCAATGTGCTCATAGCATTAAATAATAAATGAAATAAATTCTTTGCAAGGATCATATAAAGACTGATGAAAAATAACAGCACAATGAAACTGACAAGAATTTTCAGCGGGAGACCAACAACAAAAACATTTAGTTGCGGAACAGATCGGGCAATCATGCCGAGTGCGACATCCACAAGGAACAAACAACCGACAATCGGAATAGCAATTTGGAACGCTACAATAAACATCTGGTTAAATGTTTTAATGATAAATAGTAAGATGTTTTCATTATCAAATGCTATCCACTGGTCAATCGGTATGAGTGTATAACTGTTGTGAATTCCATCAATAATCATGTGATGCCCATCAACGGCCAATAAAAATAAAAGCGCAAAAATATAAAAATATTGACCGATCAAAGGACTCTGTGCGCCAGTCTGCGGATCAACAACATTCGCTATGGCAAACCCCATTTGAAAGTCTATAAAACCACCGGCTATCTGAACAGCTGATAAAATAATATAAGCCAACAGTCCGATGAGTAAGCCAATCAAAATTTCCTTGATCAATAGAACAGGATAAACGTTTAACATCTCTTCAGGCAGGGGAGAAACTGTATAAAACATCGTCAGTGCAAGAAAAAAACTCAAACCAACTTTGAATGGTGCGGGTATGGTTCGATATGAAAACAAAGGCATCGTAACAAAGAAAGCTGCGACACGGGCAAAAACAAGTAAAAACGTTGGTACAGCTGATAAATTAATAAATTCTAACATAATGGCTTTACCCTATATAACGGTTCATGTTTAAATAAAGGTCTGTGGTGAATTCCACTATGTGGGAAAGCATCCATGGTCCGAAAAACACGAGTCCGACAAGCACAGCGACGATTTTTGGAATAAAGGCCAGTGTCTGCTCCTGGATTTGGGTTGTAGCCTGGAAAATACTGACCAATAGTCCGATTGCAAGTGCTAGAATTAACAATGGCCCGACAACGAGCAAGATCGTATAAATACCTCTTTCAGCTAATGATAGAACAAATTCGTTAGTCAAACAGACGCACCTTCTTTTTCTTGTGGAAATGGTTAAAACCCGTCAAGCAACGACCATGTAATAAGATACCAGCCGTCTACCAGAACAAAAAGCAAAATTTTAAACGGCAGAGAGATCATCACAGGCGGCAACATCATCATCCCCATGGACATCAGGACACTGGCAACAGCCATGTCAATGATCAGAAATGGAACAAAAATCATGAATCCCATTTGAAAAGCAGTTTTTAATTCGCTGATTGCAAATGCTGGAACAAGTGTTGTCAACGGTATATCTTGTATGGTCTCAGGCCTCTCCATCTCAGCATAATTCATAAATAACGCCAAGTCCTTTTCCCGTGTATGTCCGGCCATGAAATCTTTAACCGGACTGCTGGCTTTATCGTAGGCTTCTTCAAGTGTAATTTCCTCATTAAACAATGGTTCTAAAGCATCGTTATAAACGTCACTGAAGGTCGGTGCCATAATGAAGAATGTTAAGAATAAAGCAAGCCCGATCAGCACTTGATTGGGTGGCATCTGCTGTGTGGCAAGAGATGTTCTGACAAACGATAGAACAATGACAATACGTGTAAAGCTTGTCATAAGTATTAAAATACTTGGTGCAAGCGACAGTACTGTTAGTAAAAGCAGCAATCTGACTGAAGTGGAAACAGATTCAGGATCTGTTCCAGAAAACATGTCTATAACTTCATTCATGGCGATCTTCCTTATATGTGTCGACAAGCTTTTGTCTGTTTTGCTTCATTTGTTCAAGCTCTCTCGCATAATGTGACTTGAAAGTTTCAGATTGTTGATCATCAGGCTGCTTTTTAAAACGTGAAAAGATTTGTGTCATCTGGTTGACAGGTGTCGTTTCTTTGCCCTGCATCAACTCTGTTGTTACATTTTCGTCAGTGATCTCATGCAAGATTTCAACATTATCACCGACACCAACCACATAAAACTGTTTTCCGATCCGGACAATTTGCAGTGATTTATTTTGACCTACAGAAAGGCCCCCATACTTTCCATGGTTTGCACGCCTGAAAACATCTTGCCCCGCTTGCTCAGTAAATACAATAATCCATAAATTAATCCGAGTATGAGTATAAGAGCAAAACCCATTTGAACAAGTTTCCATACCATGGATCCCGGCGATTCTGTTTTATTTGCCGCCTCGGGACCTTCTTGATCTTCAGGTGAGCCTGTATCACCATTTAATTTAGGGCAGTCTGCGCCTTCTTCGACACAATCTTTTATATTTTCTGCTGCTGCCGGAATCTGCTCAGTTATCAGGAACATGACCAAGCCGGTGATTAAAACGATTAATAATTTCCGCCCCAATTGTCTCACTCATTTCCTTAACCCAGTGCTTTTTGGATAGCCTCGATCACTCGATCTGCCTGGAATGGCTTGACGATGAAATCTTTAGCTCCTGATTGAATAGCATCTATAACCATTGCCTGCTGTCCCATAGCTGAGCACATAATGACTTTTGCTTCTGAATGAATCGCTCTTATTTCTTTCAATGCTTCAATTCCGTCTTTTTCAGGCATGGTGATGTCCATCGTAACCAAATCAGGGTTCAGTTCTTTATATTTTTCAACGGCTGTAACACCATCTTGGGCTTCACCAACTACATTAAATCCGTTTTTTACAAGAATGTCTTTGATCATCATTCGCATAAATGCTGCATCGTCTACAATTAGAATATTATTTGACACGTGTCATACCTCCTGAGTATATAGCTACTTCAATTTTTGTAATCGATCTGATTGACTGATAATATCTGTAATACGCACACCAAAGTTTTCGTCAATTACCACAACTTCTCCGCGGGCAATCAGTTTATGATTAATGAGAACATCAACCGGCTCGCCGGCCAGCTTATCCAGTTCAATAATCGAACCCGCTGAAAAGTCCAGTATATCTTTGATTGAACGCTTCGTTCTGCCCAGCTCAACTGATACCGATAGCGGTATATCCAGAAGCATATCAAGATTACGCTGTTCATTTTCCGGAAGTGACACAGGCTCAAATTCCGTAAAAGCTGCATGCTCCACTTTTGAATTATTAACAGGCTCCCCTATATGCTGACTGGCTTGCTGATGATTCACTGCCGCTTGTCGTGCCTGTGTGTTTTGGCTATTTAATTCAGGCTTTGCCTCTGCTTCGTGACTTACTTCGACTGCAGGCGCGGCTTCTTCAAATGCCGTTTGTTCAGATTCTGTGCCGTTTAGCAAGACGTCTGTCAGGCTTTTCGCAAACTTAACCGGAACAAGCTGCATAATATTCGAATCTATTAAACTGCCTACTCTTAACTGGAAAGATACTTTAACAAACAGATCATCCTCCGGGAGTGATTCCACATCTATTTCATTCGGTGGTTCTGACATATGTATCGTCGGTGGAGAAATATCAATCCGTTTATCAAATACAGTGGACATGCTCGTTGCGGCTGCCCCATCATCTGGTTCATCGCTTCCTGTACTGCACTCATGTGAATGTCATTTAGGTTGTGATCTGGAGCTGTGCCGTCTCCGCCCAGCATGATATCCGAAATAACCGCCGCATCATCTTTTTTCATGACGAAGACATTTTTGCCGGTAAAACCTTCAACATATTTCACCTGAATTGTGACGTGGTCAAAGTTAAACGCCTCATCGATATCACCACGTTTGATCGTGGTGACGCTCGGAGTCGTGATTTCAACTTTTTGGTTTAACAAAGTCGACAGTGTTGTGGCGGAGCTCCCAAAGGATATATTGCCGATTTCTCCAAGCGTGTCTTCTTCAATACTTGTTAAATAATGCTCTGCTTGCGACTCGCTCACAACTGGCTCGTCAGGTGTCGTATCGTCTTCATCTTTCCCTATGTTTAATAGGGCATCTATTTCTTCCTGTGAAAGCATCCCATCATTCATCTTCAGTCACCTCCTCGATTTCCTCAAGCACCTGAACAGATTTCTTTTGTTTATAAAGTCCCGGTTGGACGAGAAACTTTGGTTTTCCATTTACACTCAGTTTCAATGGTTCATCAATCCCTTGATTCAAAGTTATAACATCATTAAGACCCAGGTTAAGAAATTCCTGAATCGTAATATTCGTTTCCCCCAGATTTGCCACAGCCTGTATTTCTGCTTTTTGTAAGCTTTTTGTCAGTTTATTATAGGATTCAGGGTCTCTCTCTTTCTTATTATCCTGCATCCAATAATGAACAGATAGTTTAGGTATAATCGGTTCCAATACAATATGCGGGATGCAAATATTAATCATACCGCTTGTTTCACCGATTTCTGTATTAAGTGAAACCACTACGACTGTTTCATTAGGGGAAACAAGTTGTAAAAACTGTGGATTCACTTCAAATTCTTCCAGTTCCGGCTCAATATCTACCATTGTTTGCCAGGCATTTTCCAAATTGAACATTGCTTTTTCAAAAAGCTGAGTCATTAATCGTGTTTCAAGATCGGTTAAGTTATCTATTTTATTAATGCTGGCACCCGTGCCGCCAAGAATCCTGTCTAGCATGCTAAAGGCGATATTGGGGTTAATTTCCATAAGGATGCGACCTTCCAGAGGCGCAAGACTGTATACATTCAAAACAGTCATTTCCGGAATGGAACGAATAAATTCTTCATAGGGGATCTGGTCTACTGATGCAACTGAAATGTCCACATATGTACGCAAATGACCTGAAAAGAACGTTGTCAAAAGTCTGGCATAATTTTCGTGAACTCTTGATATGCTGCGAATTTGATCCTTTGAAAAACGAAGAGCTCGTTTGAAATCATACAGACGGACTTTCGGTTCTCGATCTTCTTTTTTGAGTTCATCTGCATCCATTTCGCCTGATGTGATTGCCGAAAGCAATGCGTCAATTTCATTTTGTGACAGTATATCTTCTACCAAAGGGCCTCACCTCCCATTTAGGGTGTTTGAACGTGTGAAGGGTTATTGCAATATTTTACTGATGGTATAGACCTCGGTAATTTTGCCTTCAGTCATCTTTTCATTCAATTTGTCTTTAACTGCTACCTCAAGTTGTGCCAAATCTTCCTTGAAATCAGTTTCATTCATAACTGCTAGTTCTTTTATAAGGATGTTTTTAAACTGAAATTCTCTTTTGCCAACTTCTTTAGTGGCGTCCTTACTGTCTGTCACAATTTGAAACTGGATTTTAACAAAGGAACCATCATCAAGGTCTGTTGTGATCTCAGGAGTCTGGTGTGAATAGGCAACCATATCATCTATGGATTGTTTTCCATCTGCATGCTTTTCTTCAGTTAAGTTCATTATCAGAAAAACGGCTACTCCAGCCATAACAACTATAATAGTGAGTGATACAAGCATGGCTTTTTTTAAATTACTCATCTTTATCACCTGTTTCTATGTGTACTGCCGAAAACCCGGCGGATCGATAAACCGCCAAAATGCGTTCGGATACTTCATCTTCTGTATCCGCAACAACAAGTTTTTTTCCATTCACAAGTGTAATTGTAGTATCAGGATGAGATTGGATTTGTTCGATCATCAGCACATTCAGTTTAAACGTCTCTCCTGTCAGCCTAGTTAATTCGATCATAACCTGGCGGGCATGCGACAAGATCGCTCATCACATGCCCTATCCCCCTATTAACGTTTTAGATTAACAAGCTCCTGCAATATTTCATCAGATGTTGTAATAATTCTTGTGTTTGCCTGAAAACCGCGTTGCGCAGTGATCATTTCTGTGAACTCTTCAGCAAGGTCAACGTTCGACATTTCCAGTGCACCGCTGACAATACTGGCAGCTCCGTTAGACTCTGGAGCAATAAGACCGTCTGCCAGACCAGCATTCTCTGAATTAAAGTACAAGTTGCTGCCAGCTTTTTCGAGTCCGGATGGATTTGAAAACATAGCAAGGCCTATCTGACCCAAAGACTGGGGTTGGTTGGTGGCATCAACGATCGTTACTGTACCATCTTTTTCGATACTGATGCTTTTCGCATCGTTGGGAATTGTAATCTGACCATTATTAACATCAAGCACATAAAAACCATCCGCATTAACAAGTTTGCCACCTTCGTCCAGATAAAAGTTACCTGCACGCGTATAGGCCGTTCCATTTCCTGTATCCAGTACAAACATAC contains:
- a CDS encoding chemotaxis protein CheA; protein product: MDTTQYLGVFIDESREHLDVLYNQLLVLEKQPGEKPVIEEIFRAAHTLKGMSATMGYTDLANLTHKMENVLDAIRYEKITVNTEIMDVLFEAGEALEVIVNDIENGGTGAQDVSQIVNLLDDIEQGNSTQRDHIEEPSQEDSHTFTEVLDEFELSILNESETRGYANYEVTVQLREDCLLKAARVFMVFEVLEKMGEVIKSVPTVHELEEENFDTSFLVLLVSEHSKDEIKELIQKVSEVEHVSINTFSVASYKHEQDQQAVKQEATEAEDSNNDDQDATINTKKTVTKTIRVNIDRLDALMNLFEELVIDRGRLEQISGELKNPDLEDTVERMTRISGDLQNIILNMRMVPIDQVFNRFPRMIRQLARDLDKQVGIEITGADTELDRTVIDEIGDPLVHLIRNAVDHGIESREIRQRDGKPEEGTLNLKAYHSGNHVIIEISDDGAGINKDKVLNKAIAKGIVTADEAAIMSDQQIYELIMASGFSTAEQISDVSGRGVGLDVVKNTIESLGGRMSVNATTGQGSTFSIELPLTLSIMSVLLVELGTETYAIPLSSIMETAVVSRETIMHAHNKKVIDFRGQVVPLAFLNELFETGEMKEDEQDISIVIVKKGDKLTGLVVDDLIGQQEVVLKSMGNYLTNTFAISGATILGDGRVALIIDSNALVR
- a CDS encoding protein-glutamate methylesterase/protein-glutamine glutaminase, whose translation is MKPIRVLVVDDSAFMRKLITDILTEDARIEVIGTARNGKDALRKIKAFTPDVITLDVEMPVMDGIQTLQHIMSEHPLPVVMLSSDDHAQKTVQAMTKGAVDFIKKPSGAISLNLAEIKQEIVDRVIGASEAKPLPDPDGNFTQTHETGTADHLNQIHAQTVIAIGTSTGGPKALEHILTELPEDFKPAILIVQHMPERFTKSLAERLDAMSHIHVTEAAHGEIIQSGTAYIAPGNLHMRIRETGLTYAIELSEHPAQSRHRPSVDVLFKSLSKMNHLNKLTAILTGMGKDGADGIMAIKQEDKHAIVLAQSQASSVVYGMPKAAIMTKHVDEVVALSDMAEKLITLVEHPRGK
- a CDS encoding MinD/ParA family protein; its protein translation is MHDQAERLRQMIQGSTLNKQCRTIAVASGKGGVGKSNISLNLALALIKQHQKVLLFDMDIGMGNIDVLSGLDAPYSIVDLFEKHLSIQEIISEGPEGLAYIAGGSGLNELFTMNDEERMLFFREYTTLLESFDYIIMDMGAGASSESLLFILAADASIIVTTPEPTAITDAYSMIKHMVVHGFNKQLYGIMNRTWNDKQGEKSLNEFQSVVQQFLHINLMALGTVPEDKAVARAVMKQIPLLLMNEKSPAAKAITLMAKRMTGPPDTHQSKSFVDRLKQLMKERSLL
- the flhF gene encoding flagellar biosynthesis protein FlhF translates to MKIKKYTAPTMPEAMKQVRKELGADAVILQSRETKKGGFLGIFQKNYIEVVAALDPSPVNIQQKQPDLKPKEHLHMPVSHSNEDVLTEIKNLKKLISLSHESGEAFPAEYELMYRYLLEQDISTDLSRSIMENVIHKHSDEAEADTDRVVALTKQELETQLKQLSFEGITFNKQVIQFVGPTGVGKTTTLAKVAAKAMMSHGKKVAFITADTYRIAAVDQLKTYARILNVPVKVVYDMHEYRNAIKSFHDYDLIFVDTAGRNFQSKRYVQELKNTIDFNDLIDTYLVLSMTSKPKDMLSVYEQFSHLPIKGLVYTKADETRQFGSLLNIALPHRLDIAYITNGQDVPEDILEPNAAYITQLIMEGCKDA